A part of Phoenix dactylifera cultivar Barhee BC4 unplaced genomic scaffold, palm_55x_up_171113_PBpolish2nd_filt_p 000489F, whole genome shotgun sequence genomic DNA contains:
- the LOC103698059 gene encoding filament-like plant protein 7, giving the protein MEHKTWLWRRKSLEKTITTNGKSDLSMKNQQEKARALELERSLGDLNEQLSSARSESNAKDDLIAKQAKVAEEAIAGWEKARAEAASFRQQLADALLQKATAEERIVDIDSALKECMQQLHMDKEEHQQSTNDCAMKISREQEKVRALEERLAEMNKTLVKLGVESSNLSRILEVKEKLIEELNNSRSQLEANVTAVMAKLDSSEKNNASLKYEVCMLQKELEIRNAEREFSLKSADAAHKQHLESIKKIAKLESECQRLRVMVRKRLPGPAALAKMRSEVEMLGNSTMETRRKKSNSVMEPIMSRDFIPENCNDVSNKSITSLVDRLHAIEDENKNLKESLIKKNRELQSSRTMFARTASKLSHVEKQLEELSEGQDCFELARSTPVSYNLPHASNSKVGGNEDNISCAESWASALISELEHFKNGKPTATPSSRSAGVSDLSLMDDFIEMEKLAIFCMDKPFGSSDIISGDNKSQTTSKETDAGLDISEAIGKELVPINSPSDFGDINKETQSTCISFDKNPSWLQDILRVIIQKHHITKRSLDVILEEVRVALGKRDLSVRGKCSDALYPSCTISQNPLHVSSYSSDGAFDMGTLTGETKGQLFQPNFKKTACKLIKLVEGITERSMKISNAQHALSGNSGGASSLHRSASLNGYVARAFLWKSSELSSVLQRFVIVCNELLHGKADLEKFVTEVTSTLDWVIDHCFSLQDVSNMKETIKKHFDGDGSPSDNEFEAVLNSPGTERDRADAHGELMIEKERSMPFLSASNDLYSLSQMQDFDTKLKDENERLRLEIIIMESRRKDLEEKLKTATAKNETLITRLHESEENISHLQVELAKLKEAKGLITDQIENQKLINEDLGRQLRVAKVDLNEARQKFSSLEVELEDKSHCCEELEATCLELQLHLEGVAAKGTPKYVVGSEEKQLRTDWEIAAASERLAECQETILNLGKQLKALASPRDAALFDKVIITPAAAESNHQPQLLDQMRTEVDTASEDPRSPKTKEIICTEPKYPPAATIENPNMGLLFGQKIHKDQSTNRIKDIIQHSPVKSPERFYSLDGPKKHKGEADRGMLAMVPSRKKNGVNLLRKLLSRRKKESSRKLALPASS; this is encoded by the exons AAAGCAAGAGCTCTGGAACTGGAGAGATCCTTAGGGGATTTAAATGAGCAACTATCTTCTGCTCGCTCTGAGTCCAATGCTAAAGATGATCTCATTGCAAAGCAAGCAAAGGTGGCTGAGGAGGCCATTGCAG GTTGGGAGAAGGCAAGAGCAGAAGCGGCATCTTTCAGGCAACAGCTGGCTGATGCTTTACTTCAGAAAGCAACAGCTGAAGAAAGGATAGTTGACATAGATTCAGCTTTAAAGGAATGTATGCAGCAGCTACATATGGATAAGGAAGAACATCAGCAAAGTACTAATGATTGTGCTATGAAAATATCAAGAGAACAAGAAAAGGTACGAGCTTTAGAAGAGAGGTTAGCAGAGATGAATAAGACGCTTGTGAAATTAGGTGTTGAGAGCAGCAATCTGAGCAGGATTCTTGAGGTCAAAGAGAAGTTGattgaagaattaaataattccAGATCCCAATTGGAAGCAAACGTTACTGCAGTGATGGCAAAGCTTGATAGCTCTGAGAAAAACAATGCTTCCCTCAAGTATGAAGTTTGCATGCTTCAGAAGGAACTTGAGATTCGAAATGCAGAGAGGGAATTTAGTCTCAAATCAGCTGATGCTGCCCACAAGCAACACCTTGAAAGCATAAAGAAGATAGCTAAGCTAGAATCAGAATGTCAGAGATTGCGTGTCATGGTTCGGAAGAGATTACCGGGCCCTGCTGCTTTAGCTAAAATGAGAAGTGAGGTTGAAATGCTTGGTAATAGTACTATGGAAACAAGGAGGAAAAAGTCAAATTCTGTAATGGAACCCATCATGTCAAGGGATTTTATACCTGAAAACTGTAATGATGTATCCAATAAGAGCATCACTTCTCTTGTTGACAGATTGCATGCAATTGAAGATGAAAACAAAAATCTCAAAGAATCATTGATCAAGAAAAATAGGGAACTTCAATCCTCAAGGACCATGTTTGCACGTACAGCTTCCAAATTGTCACACGTTGAGAAACAACTTGAGGAATTATCAGAAGGACAGGATTGCTTTGAACTAGCAAGGAGCACCCCTGTATCATATAACCTGCCTCATGCATCAAACTCCAAGGTTGGTGGTAATGAAGATAATATTAGTTGTGCTGAATCATGGGCTTCagctttaatttcagagctGGAGCACTTCAAAAATGGAAAACCAACAGCAACACCATCAAGTAGAAGTGCTGGAGTATCAGATCTAAGTTTGATGGATGATTTTATTGAGATGGAAAAATTGGCAATATTTTGCATGGATAAACCTTTTGGAAGTTCAGATATTATATCAGGAGATAATAAATCACAGACAACCTCTAAAGAAACTGATGCAGGACTTGACATATCAGAAGCAATTGGAAAGGAGCTTGTCCCAATCAATAGTCCCTCTGATTTTGGTGACATAAATAAGGAAACTCAATCGACATGCATTTCATTTGATAAAAATCCGAGTTGGCTTCAGGATATTTTGAGGGTGATTATCCAGAAGCATCATATAACAAAACGAAGTCTAGATGTTATTCTTGAAGAAGTTAGAGTTGCTTTGGGAAAGAGGGACCTTTCTGTTAGGGGAAAATGTTCAGATGCCTTATATCCCAGTTGTACCATATCTCAGAATCCTCTGCATGTTTCGTCATATTCATCTGATGGAGCATTTGATATGGGCACACTGACTGGTGAGACAAAAGGCCAACTTTTTCAgccaaattttaaaaaaacagCATGTAAGCTAATCAAACTTGTTGAGGGAATCACAGAGAGATCCATGAAAATTAGCAATGCCCAACATGCATTATCTGGAAATAGTGGAGGTGCTTCTTCACTACACAGATCTGCATCATTAAATGGGTATGTTGCTCGTGCATTTCTATGGAAAAGTTCTGAACTTTCTTCTGTTCTACAACGTTTTGTTATTGTCTGTAATGAACTGTTGCATGGCAAGGCTGACCTTGAAAAATTTGTTACTGAGGTAACTTCAACACTGGACTGGGTAATTGACCACTGTTTTTCCCTTCAAGATGTATCAAATATGAAAGAAACTATCAAGAAGCATTTTGATGGTGATGGATCACCTAGTGACAATGAATTTGAAGCTGTACTTAATAGCCCAGGTACAGAAAGAGATAGAGCAGATGCACATGGAGAGCTCATGATTGAAAAAGAGAGGTCAATGCCCTTTTTATCTGCATCAAATGACTTATATAGTTTGTCTCAAATGCAAGATTTTGATACTAAACTCAAGgatgaaaatgaaaggctgaggCTTGAGATTATAATTATGGAATCTAGAAGGAAAGATTTGGAGGAGAAACTCAAAACAGCAACTGCTAAAAATGAGACCTTGATCACTCGACTTCATGAATCAGAAGAAAACATTTCCCATTTACAAGTGGAACTAGCTAAACTGAAAGAGGCAAAGGGATTGATTACAGACCAGATtgaaaatcaaaagttaataaaTGAAGATCTTGGCAGACAGCTTAGAGTTGCTAAAGTTGATTTGAATGAGGCTCGTCAAAAGTTCTCATCCCTTGAAGTTGAACTGGAGGACAAAAGTCATTGCTGTGAAGAATTAGAGGCAACATGTCTTGAATTGCAGCTTCATTTAGAAGG TGTGGCTGCTAAGGGAACTCCAAAATATGTTGTGGGCAGTGAAGAAAAGCAACTCAGAACA GATTGGGAAATTGCTGCAGCTTCAGAAAGACTTGCTGAGTGCCAGGAAACCATCCTAAACCTAGGGAAACAGTTGAAAGCCCTGGCATCACCAAGAGATGCTGCTCTTTTTGACAAGGTAATAATAACCCCTGCTGCTGCTGAGTCCAACCATCAACCTCAGTTACTTGATCAAATGCGAACCGAGGTTGACACGGCATCTGAAGATCCCAGATCTCCTAAAACAAAGGAAATAATATGCACTGAACCAAAATATCCCCCAGCTGCAACTATTGAGAACCCAAATATGGGTTTGCTGTTTGGGCAGAAGATCCACAAAGACCAGAGTACCAATAGAATAAAAGACATCATCCAACATTCACCAGTGAAGTCACCTGAGAGGTTTTACAGTCTGGATGGACCAAAGAAGCACAAAGGTGAGGCTGACAGAGGAATGCTCGCAATGGTACCTAGTCGGAAAAAAAACGGAGTCAATTTGCTCAGAAAACTTCTTTCgaggaggaaaaaagagagcagCAGGAAGCTGGCCCTTCCCGCTAGTTCTTAA